One Calliopsis andreniformis isolate RMS-2024a chromosome 9, iyCalAndr_principal, whole genome shotgun sequence genomic window carries:
- the LOC143182993 gene encoding uncharacterized protein LOC143182993 yields the protein MTPLPRWVLLALLLAGASAAPEDHACVRLCRAQNRGPKIVGVCDHQQKLVLQSSGGRFPLQRLFRLCLTPCSGGPGSPNDPLLFDDSKTCQNFRESLLRRRACSCDTLDHEGTWDLEEKNSLRVERSLENLEQYELKNVDSLDVILALSKGISLVETAIASDILLDQQGLNSRGLSEMKLEAEEDQVDEKEEEGVGEDPVVENAADGIDVTEEPPVDWDMWCMAQCDNGQGGSACHCDLIP from the coding sequence atgaCGCCTCTACCTAGGTGGGTGTTGCTGGCGTTGCTGTTGGCCGGCGCAAGTGCGGCTCCAGAGGACCACGCATGCGTTCGTCTGTGCCGTGCACAGAACCGAGGTCCCAAGATCGTGGGAGTCTGCGACCACCAGCAGAAACTCGTCCTTCAGTCCAGCGGAGGCCGGTTCCCGCTACAGCGCCTCTTCAGGCTCTGTTTGACCCCGTGCAGTGGTGGTCCTGGGTCACCGAACGATCCTTTGCTGTTCGACGACTCGAAGACCTGTCAGAACTTCAGGGAGTCGCTGCTTCGACGTCGAGCCTGCTCCTGCGACACCTTGGACCATGAAGGGACGTGGGATCTTGAAGAGAAGAACTCCCTTAGGGTGGAGAGATCGCTTGAGAATCTTGAGCAGTATGAGCTGAAGAACGTCGATTCTTTAGACGTAATACTGGCTCTATCGAAGGGGATATCTTTAGTCGAGACTGCGATAGCCTCTGATATTCTTCTGGACCAGCAGGGGTTGAACAGCAGAGGCTTGTCTGAGATGAAGTTGGAGGCTGAAGAGGACCAGGTGGACGAGAAGGAAGAGGAAGGTGTTGGGGAGGATCCTGTGGTGGAGAACGCTGCAGATGGAATAGACGTGACCGAAGAACCGCCTGTTGACTGGGATATGTGGTGCATGGCCCAGTGTGACAATGGTCAGGGCGGGAGCGCCTGTCACTGTGACTTAATCCCCTGA
- the Sifa gene encoding neuropeptide SIFamide, with product MVSTRIALAIIAVFFILAISSSAAYKRPPISGTIFGKRSNAITDYELTSRAMSSVCESVTETCNAWFTRQDSN from the exons ATGGTGTCCACTCGCATCGCTCTTGCTATCATCGCCGTTTTCTTCATCCTCGCTATCAGCAGCAGCGCAGCTTACAAGAGGCCGCCAATCAGTGGTACCATCTTTGGCAAACGATCCAACGCTATCACTG ATTATGAACTCACCAGCCGTGCTATGTCCTCGGTTTGCGAATCAGTCACCGAGACATGCAACGCTTGGTTCACTCGTCAGGACTCCAACTAA
- the Eth gene encoding ecdysis triggering hormone, whose product MNLSRSSGSSRCLVSALLIGVFAFLVSQNGSKGDEVPAFFLKIAKNIPRVGRSDGYGNLMKSHSSMSNVGGRNNDGQSESWSSYANDEPFQGPIKRRMSYPAVEESHSWQQFPLAIEGPQQLWRTLAGYSRDNSDDIDNEVWKRKKRTGSEVASSEDN is encoded by the exons ATGAACCTGTCGCGATCTTCTGGATCCAGTCGCTGTCTTGTTAGTG CCCTCCTTATTGGGGTTTTCGCGTTCCTAGTTTCTCAGAACGGATCGAAAGGGGACGAAGTACCAGCGTTTTTCCTAAAAATTGCGAAGAACATACCACGCGTTGGTCGAAGCGACGGCTATGGGAATCTCATGAAATCTCACAGCAGCATGTCTAACGTTGGGGGTCGTAACAATGACGGGCAG TCTGAATCCTGGTCATCTTATGCTAACGACGAACCCTTTCAAGGACCCATAAAAAGACGCATGAGCTATCCTGCAGTGGAAG AATCACATTCCTGGCAGCAGTTCCCACTTGCCATAGAGGGTCCCCAACAGCTTTGGCGAACTTTGGCTGGGTATTCCAGAGATAACTCAGATGA TATCGACAATGAAGTATGGAAGCGGAAGAAGAGGACTGGCAGCGAGGTCGCAAGTTCAGAGGACAATTAA